In a single window of the Melioribacteraceae bacterium genome:
- a CDS encoding TRAP transporter small permease, whose translation MFTKIKTVLDSILKWVLVTIMSIMTINVLWQVFSRFILSTPSSITEELARYSLVWLGILGASYVAGQKLHLAIDLLLIKLKGRKKSYLEIFIQVCIFIFAFFVMFIGGIRLVTITLTLNQISAALQIPLGYVYLVLPISGLVIAFYSIYFIIEEVKKIKTAQNF comes from the coding sequence ATGTTTACAAAAATAAAAACAGTTCTCGACTCAATCCTCAAGTGGGTTTTGGTTACTATAATGTCGATCATGACAATTAATGTATTGTGGCAGGTTTTTTCCCGTTTTATTCTATCTACACCAAGTTCAATTACAGAAGAGTTGGCTCGCTACTCATTAGTATGGCTCGGAATATTAGGCGCAAGTTATGTTGCCGGACAAAAATTACATCTTGCTATCGATTTACTTCTTATAAAACTTAAAGGTAGAAAAAAGTCGTATCTAGAAATATTTATACAGGTGTGCATATTTATTTTTGCATTCTTTGTAATGTTTATTGGCGGGATTAGACTTGTAACTATCACACTCACTCTAAATCAAATTTCAGCGGCATTGCAAATTCCACTCGGGTACGTTTATCTTGTTCTCCCAATTAGCGGTTTAGTAATCGCATTTTATTCGATTTACTTTATAATCGAGGAAGTAAAAAAAATTAAAACAGCACAAAATTTTTAA
- a CDS encoding glycoside hydrolase family 88 protein, whose amino-acid sequence MLEKISKLILILFLFSISGCAQTSQISDSNDKAQKITAQFIAESFLAQHPGGVTHDKYMTKEDWNYEQGLMLEALYQMYRKTGDEKYFDFIKTNIDLYVDDDGKIKTYEFDTFNIDNIPPGRALLMLYQKTKIEKYKKAADTLRKQLAHHPKTESNGFWHKKIYPNQIWLDGLYMGQPFYAEYSNLFNQSKDLDHVLHHYELIDQKAWNPTAKLHYHAWDESKKMPWANPETGTSPNFWSRAIGWYCMAIVDVLDFIPENHPKRDFLIQLLNKISDGLLQYQDDESKLWRQVTDQGKREGNYLETSASAMFAYTFAKGVRKGYLDKKYFDIAKGVHEGIIKTYVRFDENGYLELDGTCRSAGLGGNPYRDGSYEYYISEPFRINDFKGYGPFLLTAIELEIAK is encoded by the coding sequence ATGCTCGAAAAAATTTCAAAATTAATATTAATTCTATTTCTCTTTTCTATAAGTGGATGCGCGCAGACAAGTCAAATTTCGGATTCAAACGATAAAGCTCAAAAAATTACCGCACAATTTATCGCTGAATCATTTTTAGCCCAGCATCCCGGTGGTGTTACTCACGATAAGTATATGACAAAGGAAGACTGGAATTATGAACAGGGCTTGATGCTGGAAGCTCTTTATCAAATGTATAGAAAAACCGGTGACGAGAAATATTTTGATTTCATTAAAACGAATATTGACTTATATGTTGATGATGATGGTAAAATTAAAACTTACGAGTTCGACACATTTAATATTGATAACATTCCCCCAGGGCGCGCGTTATTAATGTTGTATCAAAAAACAAAAATTGAAAAGTATAAAAAAGCCGCTGATACTTTAAGAAAACAATTAGCTCACCATCCCAAAACTGAAAGCAATGGTTTTTGGCATAAAAAGATATATCCAAACCAAATCTGGCTTGATGGACTTTATATGGGACAACCATTTTACGCGGAGTATTCCAATCTTTTTAATCAATCGAAAGATCTCGATCATGTATTACATCATTATGAATTAATCGATCAAAAAGCTTGGAACCCTACTGCAAAACTTCATTATCATGCGTGGGATGAAAGCAAAAAAATGCCATGGGCTAATCCCGAGACCGGTACTTCACCTAATTTTTGGAGCAGAGCAATTGGCTGGTATTGTATGGCAATTGTTGATGTACTTGATTTTATTCCTGAAAATCATCCCAAAAGAGATTTTCTGATACAATTATTAAATAAAATTTCAGATGGACTTCTACAATATCAAGATGATGAAAGTAAATTATGGCGGCAGGTTACAGATCAGGGTAAAAGAGAGGGGAATTATCTTGAAACCTCTGCATCGGCAATGTTTGCATATACTTTTGCAAAGGGAGTGAGGAAAGGATATCTCGACAAAAAATATTTTGATATTGCTAAAGGTGTTCATGAGGGGATTATCAAAACTTATGTTAGATTTGATGAGAACGGTTATCTTGAATTAGATGGTACATGCAGAAGCGCTGGTTTAGGAGGTAATCCTTATCGTGATGGAAGTTATGAATATTATATTAGTGAGCCATTTAGAATTAATGACTTTAAAGGTTATGGCCCATTTTTATTGACAGCTATAGAGTTAGAGATAGCTAAATAA
- a CDS encoding MFS transporter: MALENEKVGKYRWVIVVLVFFATTVNYMDRQVIGILAPILEKEIGWNEIEYSNIVIAFQAAYAIGLLLAGRLMDKVGTKIGYAVALVGWSIFAIAHAGAKSVMGFAAARFGLGLFEAGNFPAAIKTVAEWFPKKERALATGIFNAGSNVGAIIAPLIVPWLAITYGWQEAFIVTGAIGLLWLVFWFTFYDKPEVHKKLSKQELAYIQSDPPDTQIKIPWLSLLKYKQTWAFVLGKFLTDPIWWFYLYWVPKFLFKNYGLTLDKIGLPLIIIYLMADVGSVAGGWLSSFFIKKGWTVNKGRKTAMLICALTILPIVFASQVTELWEAVLILSLATAGHQGWSANLFTTVSDVFPRKAVGSVVGIGGFAGAVGGMLIASITGFVLQFTGSYLSIFIIAGSVYLIAYFLINRLMPNLDAIEIKEAV; the protein is encoded by the coding sequence ATGGCTCTCGAAAATGAAAAAGTTGGTAAGTACCGATGGGTGATTGTTGTTCTTGTTTTTTTTGCAACTACAGTCAACTATATGGACCGGCAAGTTATAGGTATTTTAGCGCCTATTCTGGAAAAAGAAATTGGTTGGAATGAAATTGAGTATTCGAATATTGTGATTGCCTTTCAAGCTGCTTACGCGATCGGACTTTTATTGGCTGGACGTTTAATGGATAAGGTTGGAACAAAAATTGGTTACGCTGTTGCTCTGGTTGGCTGGAGTATTTTTGCAATTGCACATGCCGGTGCAAAAAGTGTGATGGGATTTGCCGCCGCTCGGTTTGGACTTGGTCTTTTTGAAGCTGGTAACTTTCCGGCTGCAATTAAAACTGTTGCTGAGTGGTTTCCGAAAAAAGAGAGAGCTTTAGCAACAGGTATCTTTAATGCGGGTTCTAATGTAGGGGCAATTATTGCTCCGCTAATTGTTCCTTGGCTTGCAATAACATATGGCTGGCAGGAAGCGTTTATAGTTACCGGCGCGATTGGTTTATTATGGTTGGTTTTTTGGTTCACCTTTTACGATAAACCTGAAGTTCATAAAAAACTATCAAAACAGGAACTTGCTTACATTCAGTCAGATCCACCTGACACACAAATAAAAATTCCTTGGTTAAGTCTTTTAAAGTACAAACAAACATGGGCATTTGTTTTAGGAAAATTTTTAACCGACCCTATTTGGTGGTTTTATTTATACTGGGTACCGAAATTTCTATTCAAAAATTATGGACTTACCCTCGATAAAATTGGTCTCCCCCTTATTATAATTTACTTAATGGCCGATGTTGGCAGCGTTGCTGGAGGATGGCTTTCATCTTTCTTTATTAAGAAAGGATGGACAGTTAACAAAGGAAGAAAAACCGCAATGTTAATTTGCGCACTTACAATTCTTCCAATTGTATTTGCTTCACAGGTAACTGAATTGTGGGAAGCTGTTTTGATACTTAGCCTCGCTACAGCTGGTCATCAAGGATGGTCAGCAAATTTATTCACTACTGTTTCGGACGTATTCCCTAGAAAAGCCGTTGGCTCAGTTGTTGGCATTGGCGGTTTTGCAGGTGCTGTTGGGGGAATGTTGATTGCCTCAATTACCGGTTTTGTTCTTCAGTTCACCGGAAGTTATTTATCAATATTTATTATTGCCGGTTCAGTATATCTAATTGCTTATTTCCTTATTAATAGACTGATGCCAAATTTAGATGCGATTGAAATTAAAGAAGCTGTTTAG
- a CDS encoding T9SS type A sorting domain-containing protein, whose product MLKRRIYILSLLTAFLFTSVAFGQSVVKLKAYDGTPGSLLIAQIKADTLANKGIPAGRVYELEAGKIYLSTELFNVAAKYTLRLRGAEGKKAIIYLYPTGTGANPQRPPGNLFVLLGGNLELTNLAIAGYFEPDPSGLDNVQGGLVNTTAAGSSIIVDKCVLSNINGQHIRTGSATKVVKVTNTILANAGALTTSNFGAGKGLDLREASCDSLILLNNTFVNYQDRPIRHYNFANPLAGTGGLKYVRIEHNSFVNGMGFHGLLSLGNVGKEVIISNNLFVDAFASGEDSSDGTRAAEWANTGEKYPSGKNRMSWIFTAPNDTTVWKVKNNYYSISAAGQKFFDDNKNVPITEGKPLSWHINKRLGADSVTAFKKQNVALKNIPNLMINMMNWYLSPAGGNKTKNTPSNLWDKNLHDFDRRDLNYYLNDYNGGYATTSPLYMAAEKGFPVGDLNWFPTEKQIWDNGGSIVSVAGNEVIPNEFTLDQNYPNPFNPSTTIAYALPKASSVSLVVFNALGQKVAELVNAEQAAGSYTVNWNGKDLSGKNVSSGIYFYQIKTADVSMTKKMMLLK is encoded by the coding sequence ATGCTGAAAAGAAGAATCTACATACTATCTTTACTTACAGCATTTTTATTCACATCAGTAGCTTTCGGGCAAAGCGTTGTAAAATTGAAAGCTTATGATGGAACACCAGGATCACTATTGATCGCTCAAATTAAAGCTGACACTCTTGCAAACAAAGGTATTCCTGCCGGTAGAGTTTATGAACTCGAAGCTGGGAAAATTTATTTAAGCACCGAACTTTTTAACGTTGCCGCAAAATATACTCTTAGATTACGTGGTGCTGAAGGCAAAAAAGCTATTATTTACCTATACCCAACTGGTACAGGCGCTAATCCACAAAGACCTCCAGGAAACTTATTTGTACTTTTAGGTGGAAATCTTGAATTAACGAATCTTGCAATTGCAGGATATTTTGAACCTGATCCATCAGGATTGGATAATGTTCAGGGTGGTTTGGTTAACACCACTGCTGCCGGCTCATCCATAATTGTTGATAAATGCGTCCTATCCAATATTAATGGGCAACATATTAGAACCGGCAGTGCAACAAAAGTAGTAAAGGTTACAAATACAATACTCGCGAATGCAGGTGCATTAACAACTTCAAACTTTGGCGCTGGAAAAGGATTGGATTTACGTGAAGCTTCATGCGATTCCTTAATTCTCTTAAATAACACTTTTGTAAATTATCAAGATCGTCCTATTCGTCACTACAATTTTGCTAATCCATTAGCAGGTACCGGCGGTTTAAAATATGTACGAATTGAACATAACAGCTTTGTAAATGGTATGGGTTTCCATGGATTATTATCACTAGGAAATGTTGGTAAAGAAGTAATCATTAGTAATAACTTATTTGTTGACGCATTTGCTTCAGGAGAAGATTCAAGCGATGGCACAAGAGCGGCAGAATGGGCAAATACAGGTGAGAAATATCCAAGCGGTAAAAACAGAATGAGTTGGATTTTTACAGCTCCAAATGATACAACAGTTTGGAAAGTTAAAAACAATTACTATAGTATCTCGGCTGCCGGTCAAAAGTTTTTTGACGATAACAAAAATGTTCCAATAACAGAAGGAAAACCCCTTTCTTGGCATATAAATAAAAGATTAGGTGCAGATTCTGTTACAGCGTTCAAAAAACAGAATGTTGCGTTAAAAAATATTCCAAACCTAATGATAAATATGATGAATTGGTATTTAAGTCCTGCCGGCGGTAATAAGACAAAGAATACACCATCCAACCTTTGGGATAAAAATTTACACGACTTTGACAGAAGAGATCTTAATTATTACCTGAATGATTACAATGGTGGTTATGCTACTACAAGTCCTCTTTATATGGCTGCCGAAAAAGGATTTCCGGTTGGCGATTTAAATTGGTTCCCAACAGAAAAACAAATTTGGGATAATGGTGGTTCAATTGTGAGTGTTGCCGGAAATGAAGTTATACCAAATGAATTTACATTAGATCAGAATTACCCAAATCCATTTAACCCGAGCACTACCATTGCTTATGCACTTCCAAAAGCATCGAGCGTTTCATTAGTTGTATTTAATGCTCTTGGTCAAAAAGTGGCAGAACTTGTAAATGCTGAACAAGCTGCGGGTTCATACACAGTTAATTGGAATGGAAAAGATTTATCAGGTAAAAATGTATCGAGCGGTATTTATTTCTATCAAATAAAAACTGCTGATGTTTCGATGACAAAGAAAATGATGTTGTTGAAGTAA
- a CDS encoding DUF4861 family protein: MKVKNIFLILLVPALLLAQSAVSKSVKLKLKNQISLERIDEAVCIPVAKLKKMRKDFDETSFQVMDGKSEIPYQITKNSNGESKILLVLNFKPKETKTIVINYGNVESKTFANRTYAELVKKKGDVFSEKRYRGTEWEKVTRYKVPATHIDHDGLFKYEGPGWESELIGYRFYLDWRNSTDIFGKKEYKLVLSEVGKHDTVASNDSYHNMQDWGMDVFKVGTSLGIGTIGMMGKEGVNKVSKTDSVICEIKSEGPLKAEIQTEYYGWLVDDKKYDLIANLSINAGSRLSKYELSIKDAKNIVTGLAKFPGTSFVKGTSKGNWQYISLWGKQSLANDELGIALFYKKNTLIEHTDDKFSHIVKLKPVNDKVEYYFCANWVQEPNSIKNEKEFLLALETILDKLNNPIIVE; encoded by the coding sequence ATGAAAGTAAAAAATATCTTTTTGATTTTATTAGTACCGGCGTTGTTATTGGCACAGAGTGCTGTCTCTAAATCGGTAAAATTGAAACTCAAAAACCAGATAAGTCTTGAGAGAATTGATGAAGCTGTTTGCATACCGGTGGCAAAGCTTAAAAAAATGAGAAAAGATTTTGATGAGACCTCATTTCAAGTAATGGATGGTAAAAGCGAAATACCATATCAGATTACTAAAAATTCTAATGGGGAATCAAAAATTTTATTAGTTCTCAACTTTAAACCCAAAGAAACTAAAACAATTGTAATTAATTATGGAAATGTTGAGAGCAAGACTTTCGCTAATAGAACTTATGCCGAATTAGTTAAGAAAAAAGGGGATGTTTTTTCTGAAAAAAGATACCGAGGGACCGAATGGGAAAAAGTTACCAGATACAAAGTTCCGGCAACTCATATTGATCATGATGGGCTTTTCAAATATGAGGGCCCGGGATGGGAATCGGAATTGATTGGTTATAGATTTTATCTTGATTGGAGAAACTCCACAGATATTTTCGGAAAAAAAGAATATAAATTGGTTTTATCAGAAGTCGGTAAACATGATACAGTTGCTAGCAATGATTCATACCATAATATGCAAGATTGGGGAATGGATGTATTTAAAGTTGGTACCTCCCTAGGTATTGGAACAATTGGAATGATGGGTAAAGAAGGGGTAAATAAAGTTTCGAAAACTGACAGCGTTATTTGTGAAATTAAAAGCGAGGGACCACTTAAAGCGGAAATTCAAACCGAATATTATGGCTGGCTGGTTGATGATAAAAAATATGATCTAATCGCTAATCTCTCTATTAATGCCGGAAGCAGACTATCTAAGTATGAATTGAGTATTAAGGATGCGAAGAATATAGTAACTGGATTGGCAAAATTTCCGGGTACTAGTTTTGTTAAAGGAACTTCCAAAGGAAATTGGCAATACATCTCATTATGGGGTAAGCAATCTTTAGCCAATGATGAACTTGGTATTGCATTATTTTATAAAAAGAATACTTTGATTGAACATACCGATGATAAGTTCAGTCACATTGTAAAATTAAAACCGGTAAATGATAAGGTTGAGTATTATTTCTGCGCCAACTGGGTTCAGGAACCTAATTCAATTAAAAATGAAAAAGAGTTTTTATTAGCTCTTGAAACAATTCTCGATAAGCTTAACAATCCAATAATAGTAGAGTAA
- a CDS encoding TRAP transporter substrate-binding protein: MSIKTNRSYINIIIRTSILLFLIIILGACSQDKKITRIKIAHSLNESHTVHKAMEYLAKRAFEKSNGTIEMKIYPSAQLGTERECLELLQIGSIGMTKVSASVLEGFAPDFKVMSLPYIFRDSDHQSKFFESELGKNLLHSTEKFWLRGLCYYDAGSRSFYTKSKPILTPDDLKGLKIRTQESPTSVKMVKSLGGSATPIAWGELYTALQQGVVDGAENNPPSFYLSRHYEVCKHYSLNEHTMVPDVLIISTEIWNDLSKQEKQWIQEAADESYKYQRELWREATKEALHEVEKAGVKIYYPDKEPFDKKVVPLLEQYKNEPAVYELIQKIRAVQ; this comes from the coding sequence ATGAGTATTAAAACAAATCGTTCGTACATCAATATAATCATTAGAACATCTATTCTATTGTTTCTAATCATTATTCTTGGTGCGTGCAGCCAAGATAAAAAAATAACTAGAATTAAAATTGCACATAGTCTTAATGAGTCCCACACGGTTCATAAAGCCATGGAGTACCTTGCAAAAAGAGCTTTCGAAAAATCAAATGGCACAATTGAGATGAAAATATATCCGAGTGCTCAGTTGGGAACCGAAAGGGAATGCTTAGAATTACTTCAGATTGGAAGTATCGGGATGACAAAAGTATCTGCTTCTGTTTTGGAAGGATTCGCTCCCGATTTCAAAGTAATGTCGCTGCCCTACATTTTTAGGGATAGTGATCATCAATCAAAGTTCTTTGAAAGCGAACTTGGTAAAAACCTTCTTCACAGTACAGAAAAATTTTGGCTGAGAGGATTATGTTATTACGACGCAGGCAGCAGAAGTTTTTATACTAAATCAAAACCGATTCTTACACCGGATGATCTGAAAGGTTTGAAAATAAGGACACAGGAAAGTCCAACTTCCGTTAAAATGGTTAAATCGTTGGGCGGCTCTGCTACTCCGATCGCATGGGGTGAATTATATACAGCCTTGCAGCAGGGAGTTGTAGACGGTGCCGAAAATAATCCTCCAAGTTTTTATCTCTCCCGCCACTATGAAGTATGCAAGCATTATTCATTGAATGAACATACTATGGTGCCTGATGTATTAATAATTAGTACTGAAATTTGGAACGATTTATCGAAACAGGAAAAGCAATGGATTCAAGAAGCCGCCGATGAATCATACAAATATCAGAGAGAATTATGGAGAGAAGCTACTAAAGAAGCGCTTCACGAGGTTGAAAAAGCAGGTGTTAAAATTTATTATCCTGATAAAGAGCCTTTCGACAAAAAAGTTGTGCCACTATTGGAGCAATATAAAAATGAGCCTGCTGTTTATGAATTGATTCAAAAAATTAGAGCGGTGCAATAA
- a CDS encoding TRAP transporter large permease produces the protein MEYLEIIVLVATFVLLLSAGVPISFSIGIATLATMLMSIHTIPSLTTVAQRMSTGLDSFALLAIPFFILAGQLMNSGGIARRLIDFAKILVGKLPGGLAFVNILAAMLFGAMSGSAAAAASAIGGFMAPVMKKEGYDPGFSAAVNITSSTTGLIIPPSNILIVYSLASGGVSIAALFLAGYIPGILLGLSLMIVAAIHAKKNKYKVSIDFKWGEAFKKFFDALPSLLLVIIVIGGIVAGYFTATEASAIAVLYAFILSVVIYREIKIKDLPQILLSSVITTAVVMLLVGTSMAMSWVMAYENIPQNVAEGLISLSSNKILILIIINLLLLFVGTFMDMTPAVLIFTPIFLPVVTHLGVDPIHFGIIMVMNLSIGLCTPPVGSILFIGCSVAELPITKVIKPLIPMFIAMFVTLMLITYIPDLTLVIPKLFGY, from the coding sequence ATGGAATATCTCGAAATAATTGTTTTAGTAGCTACATTTGTATTGCTTCTCTCCGCAGGGGTTCCAATCTCTTTTAGTATTGGAATCGCTACTCTTGCAACAATGTTGATGAGTATACACACAATTCCATCATTAACTACTGTTGCCCAAAGAATGTCAACCGGGCTGGATAGTTTTGCGTTATTGGCAATTCCATTTTTTATTTTGGCCGGACAGTTAATGAACAGTGGAGGTATTGCCAGAAGATTAATTGATTTTGCGAAAATTCTTGTTGGTAAATTGCCTGGCGGGCTCGCGTTTGTTAATATTTTGGCAGCAATGTTATTTGGTGCTATGTCTGGTTCAGCCGCCGCTGCCGCATCAGCTATTGGTGGGTTTATGGCTCCCGTTATGAAAAAAGAAGGATATGATCCCGGCTTTTCTGCCGCCGTAAATATTACTTCCTCAACGACCGGATTAATAATACCCCCAAGTAATATTTTAATAGTTTATTCCTTAGCAAGTGGAGGAGTGTCAATAGCCGCCCTATTTTTGGCAGGTTACATTCCGGGAATTCTACTTGGATTATCATTAATGATTGTTGCGGCAATTCATGCAAAAAAAAATAAATATAAAGTATCTATCGATTTTAAATGGGGCGAGGCTTTTAAAAAATTTTTTGATGCGCTTCCAAGTTTACTTTTAGTAATTATTGTTATTGGCGGAATTGTTGCCGGTTATTTTACTGCCACCGAAGCTTCTGCGATTGCTGTTCTATACGCATTTATTTTATCTGTAGTTATTTATAGAGAGATTAAAATAAAAGATTTACCTCAAATATTATTAAGCAGTGTAATCACAACTGCAGTTGTGATGCTTCTGGTTGGCACTTCAATGGCCATGTCGTGGGTCATGGCATACGAAAATATCCCGCAGAATGTAGCCGAAGGCCTAATCTCATTGTCCAGTAATAAAATTTTAATCCTCATTATCATAAATTTACTTCTGCTTTTTGTTGGTACTTTTATGGATATGACACCAGCAGTTTTAATTTTTACACCAATATTTTTGCCGGTTGTCACTCATCTTGGAGTTGACCCCATTCATTTCGGTATAATTATGGTAATGAATTTGAGCATAGGATTATGCACTCCACCGGTTGGAAGTATATTGTTTATCGGTTGCTCTGTTGCAGAATTGCCAATTACTAAAGTTATTAAACCATTGATTCCTATGTTCATAGCTATGTTTGTTACTTTGATGCTGATAACCTATATCCCCGATTTAACCTTGGTAATTCCAAAACTCTTTGGTTACTAA
- the uxaC gene encoding glucuronate isomerase translates to MNDFKLHEDRFFDPNSEIRKYAREIYNSIKDLPIISPHGHVDPQIFVANNPFPNPTELFLIPDHYVFRMLYSQGIKLESLGIPTIDGSPVETDPRKCWQLFAENYYLFNGTPSGIWLDYEFSIVFGINEKLNKSNAQKIYDELSEKLNTKEYLPRTLFDKFKIEVLSTTDAPFDTLYQHKFIKESDWPRRILPAFRPDGVTDFSNPSWKKNIEKLGSIVGYEIDSYKKLINSLQERRSFFKSLGATSTDHGVMTARAHDLGDSTAERLFQKALTGKSTLEDASDFTAHMLIKMADMSVEDGLVMQIHAGAYRNHNYEIYNKYGVDKGADIPMQCEYVKNMQELLNRHGNNPNFTVIVFTLDETTYSRELAPLAGHYPAMKLGPAWWFHDSIEGMTRFRRNMTETGGFYNTVGFIDDTRAFVSIPARHDVARRVDSNYLGELVAKHMISLDEALIIAKDLTYNLAKKAYKL, encoded by the coding sequence ATGAATGATTTTAAGTTACACGAAGACAGATTTTTCGATCCTAACTCTGAGATTCGTAAATATGCCAGAGAAATTTATAACAGCATTAAAGATTTGCCGATCATTAGTCCTCATGGGCATGTTGATCCGCAAATTTTTGTAGCTAATAATCCATTTCCCAATCCAACAGAACTATTCTTAATTCCCGATCATTATGTTTTTAGAATGCTCTACTCTCAAGGAATAAAATTGGAATCATTGGGAATCCCAACCATTGATGGTTCTCCGGTTGAAACAGACCCAAGAAAGTGCTGGCAATTATTTGCCGAAAATTATTATCTATTCAACGGCACTCCATCCGGTATTTGGCTCGATTATGAGTTTAGTATAGTCTTCGGGATAAATGAAAAACTTAATAAATCAAACGCGCAAAAAATTTATGATGAATTGAGTGAAAAGTTAAATACTAAAGAGTATTTGCCTCGAACTCTATTCGATAAATTCAAAATAGAAGTTCTATCTACTACGGATGCTCCATTCGATACGCTTTATCAGCATAAGTTTATTAAAGAATCCGATTGGCCTAGAAGAATTCTCCCGGCATTTAGACCGGATGGTGTTACAGATTTTTCAAATCCATCATGGAAAAAAAATATTGAAAAACTAGGTTCAATTGTTGGATATGAAATTGATTCCTATAAAAAATTAATTAATTCTCTTCAGGAAAGAAGAAGTTTCTTCAAATCACTTGGTGCTACATCCACCGATCATGGTGTTATGACTGCACGCGCTCATGATCTTGGCGATTCTACCGCCGAGCGATTATTTCAAAAAGCTCTCACTGGAAAAAGTACTCTCGAAGATGCCTCCGATTTTACAGCGCACATGTTGATTAAAATGGCAGACATGAGTGTTGAAGATGGTCTTGTAATGCAGATTCATGCCGGGGCCTATAGAAATCACAATTATGAAATCTATAATAAATATGGCGTCGACAAGGGCGCTGATATTCCAATGCAATGTGAGTATGTTAAAAATATGCAAGAATTATTAAACCGGCATGGTAACAATCCTAACTTCACTGTAATTGTATTTACTTTGGATGAAACCACTTATTCAAGAGAATTGGCTCCTTTAGCAGGGCATTATCCTGCCATGAAGCTTGGTCCGGCATGGTGGTTTCATGATAGTATTGAGGGTATGACAAGGTTCAGACGAAATATGACCGAGACGGGAGGATTCTATAATACCGTGGGATTTATTGATGATACAAGAGCATTTGTTTCAATTCCTGCCCGTCACGATGTTGCACGCAGAGTAGACTCAAATTATTTAGGTGAATTGGTCGCCAAGCATATGATTAGTCTTGATGAAGCATTAATTATCGCAAAGGACTTAACATATAATCTCGCTAAAAAAGCATATAAATTATAA